The following proteins come from a genomic window of Bacteroidales bacterium:
- the clpP gene encoding ATP-dependent Clp endopeptidase proteolytic subunit ClpP, with protein MNPNEFQKYAVKHAGINSMTLHRYQTVTSGYISPTIIEERQLNVAQMDVFSRLMMDRIIFLGTAIDDDVANIIEAQLLFLDSSDPNKDIQIYLNSPGGVVQSGLGIYDTMQWISSDVATICTGMAASMASVILAAGAKGKRSALRHSRVMMHQPSGGMQGQSVDMEITLKEILKLRKELYTILSEHTGKSFDAIEKDSDRDYWMTAQEAKDYGLLDEVLIRQKS; from the coding sequence ATGAATCCTAACGAATTTCAAAAATATGCGGTAAAACACGCAGGCATTAACAGTATGACCCTGCACCGTTATCAGACCGTTACAAGCGGTTATATTTCTCCTACCATCATAGAAGAGCGGCAATTAAATGTAGCACAGATGGATGTTTTTTCCCGTTTAATGATGGATCGTATTATCTTTTTGGGCACAGCCATCGATGATGATGTGGCCAATATCATTGAAGCACAATTATTGTTCCTGGACTCCAGTGATCCCAATAAAGATATCCAGATTTACCTTAATTCTCCAGGAGGAGTGGTACAATCAGGATTAGGTATCTATGATACCATGCAATGGATTTCTTCCGATGTAGCGACCATATGTACCGGTATGGCAGCATCAATGGCTTCTGTCATTCTGGCAGCCGGCGCAAAAGGAAAACGCTCTGCGTTAAGGCATTCACGGGTGATGATGCATCAGCCGTCAGGAGGAATGCAGGGACAATCCGTAGATATGGAGATCACCTTGAAAGAGATACTTAAATTAAGAAAAGAATTATATACCATATTATCCGAACATACCGGAAAATCATTTGATGCCATTGAAAAAGATTCCGACCGTGATTATTGGATGACAGCTCAGGAAGCCAAAGATTATGGGTTACTGGATGAAGTATTAATCAGGCAAAAATCCTGA
- the tig gene encoding trigger factor: MNINKNQVDDLNLTVSLEINNDDYASKVNDVLRDYRRKANMPGFRPGKVPEGLIRKMYGKPVLVDEINKLVSESLQKFIDDENLHVLGDPMPVTNGEELDWEIGNSFKFDFEMGLAPVIDQQPSKEDKITKYEITIEKDLIDKNIENYASRFGQFVETDAIKDMKEKLTGNIVQLDENQQPLEEGLSAEDTSVMVSLIKDKEHQKPFKKAKVGDEIVFNLSDTFPNDWEIASILRKKDKEEVGDIKDAMFRFSVSKIEKFENAALDQELFDKIFGEGVVKSAEELEEKIKEDIGKDFEEATMAKFGADAHTYFLEKINPALPEEFLRKWLWNANKEKIDEASFNEQFPSFLKSMQWSVISEAIIKQNEIKVEEQEIIDFAKESTRRQFAQYGITSFPDDALTSYAMNSLKEESNVRQVISQIMDKKVSDAIYQLVDVSVQEISLDDFNKMMTPEPVKEENKEENNNTEES, translated from the coding sequence ATGAACATTAACAAAAATCAGGTAGATGACCTGAATCTTACCGTATCGTTAGAAATCAATAATGATGATTATGCGTCTAAAGTAAATGATGTATTGCGCGATTATCGCCGTAAAGCCAATATGCCGGGATTTAGACCGGGAAAGGTTCCGGAAGGGCTTATCCGTAAGATGTATGGCAAACCTGTTTTGGTTGATGAGATCAATAAATTAGTATCTGAATCATTACAAAAATTTATTGATGACGAAAATTTACATGTATTAGGAGATCCGATGCCCGTGACCAATGGGGAAGAACTGGACTGGGAAATCGGCAATTCGTTCAAATTTGACTTTGAAATGGGTTTGGCGCCGGTGATAGACCAGCAGCCTTCAAAAGAAGACAAGATCACCAAGTACGAAATAACCATTGAAAAAGATCTGATCGACAAGAATATAGAAAATTATGCTTCTCGTTTTGGTCAGTTTGTTGAAACGGATGCAATCAAAGATATGAAAGAGAAACTAACAGGAAATATTGTCCAGTTAGACGAAAACCAACAACCTCTGGAAGAAGGATTGAGCGCGGAAGATACATCTGTAATGGTTTCGCTGATAAAAGATAAAGAACATCAAAAACCCTTTAAGAAAGCCAAAGTAGGAGATGAAATTGTTTTTAATCTTTCCGATACTTTTCCGAATGATTGGGAGATCGCATCAATCCTTAGAAAAAAAGACAAAGAAGAGGTAGGTGATATAAAAGATGCTATGTTTCGTTTTTCTGTTTCCAAAATAGAAAAATTTGAAAATGCAGCATTGGACCAGGAATTATTCGATAAAATATTTGGTGAAGGAGTGGTCAAATCGGCAGAAGAACTGGAAGAAAAGATCAAAGAAGACATTGGCAAGGATTTTGAAGAAGCTACCATGGCTAAGTTTGGGGCTGACGCTCATACTTATTTTCTGGAAAAGATCAATCCCGCACTTCCTGAAGAGTTTCTCCGGAAATGGTTATGGAATGCCAACAAGGAAAAGATCGACGAAGCATCCTTCAATGAACAGTTTCCTTCTTTCCTGAAAAGTATGCAGTGGAGCGTGATATCGGAAGCCATTATCAAACAGAACGAGATCAAGGTGGAAGAACAGGAAATCATTGATTTTGCCAAAGAGTCGACCAGAAGGCAATTTGCGCAATATGGTATCACCAGTTTCCCTGATGACGCATTGACCAGTTATGCGATGAATAGCCTGAAGGAAGAAAGTAATGTACGTCAGGTAATATCCCAGATCATGGATAAAAAAGTATCGGATGCCATTTATCAGCTTGTTGATGTATCCGTTCAGGAAATAAGCCTGGATGATTTCAATAAAATGATGACTCCGGAACCTGTTAAAGAAGAAAACAAAGAAGAAAACAATAATACAGAAGAATCATGA